One Paenibacillus sp. FSL W8-0186 genomic window carries:
- a CDS encoding sugar kinase, whose product MPKRIAAFGEVMMRLQVPGHDLLSQGNTLHYTFSGTGVNVVSALARFGHAGSLISRLPANPLGDAARAYLRKLGVSTSSILEGGNYIGMYFLENGFGARPSRVTYSNRLDSSFNTAPEDVYDYDNITRGIDAIHFCGITLAMNDSVRQHMKALARAVKQQGGLVIFDCNYRPSLWGESGYAKAKPHYEEMLRLADIVMMNEQDVMNTLGMSTQQEQREEQLKELIPLVAAQYQIPVIAGTHRSIHGDNSHSLRGFLYKNQRFAFSDMLTFSVYDRIGAGDAFASGIIHGELAGFLPEKTVAFAAAAGMLAHTVSGDTPMSTEEEILRAMTRSAGDVER is encoded by the coding sequence ATGCCTAAGCGGATAGCCGCCTTTGGCGAGGTTATGATGCGTCTGCAGGTGCCGGGGCATGATTTGCTGTCGCAGGGCAACACGCTGCACTATACATTTTCCGGTACCGGCGTAAACGTCGTTTCGGCGCTGGCGAGATTCGGACACGCGGGGAGCCTGATCTCCCGCTTGCCTGCCAATCCGTTGGGCGATGCGGCGAGAGCCTATTTGCGCAAGCTGGGAGTTTCTACGTCTTCCATTCTAGAAGGCGGAAATTATATCGGCATGTATTTCCTCGAGAACGGCTTCGGGGCCAGGCCCAGCCGCGTCACCTACAGCAATCGCTTGGACAGCAGCTTTAATACGGCTCCTGAGGATGTTTACGATTATGATAATATTACCCGGGGAATTGACGCAATTCACTTTTGCGGCATTACTCTCGCGATGAATGATAGCGTCAGGCAGCATATGAAAGCATTGGCTCGTGCGGTGAAGCAGCAGGGAGGCCTCGTTATTTTCGATTGCAATTACCGGCCGTCCCTGTGGGGCGAAAGCGGATATGCCAAAGCGAAGCCGCATTATGAGGAAATGCTGCGTTTGGCGGACATCGTAATGATGAATGAGCAAGACGTGATGAACACGCTGGGCATGAGCACGCAGCAGGAGCAGCGTGAAGAGCAGCTTAAGGAGCTGATCCCGCTCGTTGCCGCGCAATATCAAATCCCGGTCATCGCGGGAACTCATCGCTCCATCCATGGCGATAATTCACATTCCTTACGGGGTTTTTTATACAAAAATCAGCGCTTCGCTTTTTCAGATATGCTGACGTTTTCCGTCTATGATAGAATAGGAGCTGGGGATGCCTTTGCGAGCGGGATTATTCATGGCGAACTGGCGGGCTTCCTGCCAGAGAAGACGGTTGCGTTCGCGGCGGCGGCAGGCATGCTGGCGCACACGGTATCGGGCGATACCCCTATGTCAACGGAAGAGGAAATACTGCGGGCGATGACACGGTCCGCTGGCGATGTAGAAAGGTAG
- a CDS encoding GntR family transcriptional regulator, producing MSLSRKDKPLYLQIRDILKDRILHGVYPLGQNIPSEPQLEQEFSVSKITVRGAIQELVQEGYLERGSGKGTKVIRNKAASKLSKWKHFTEILVEEGHRIQKQWLRAGTVQTEADAELSRLFGEHCLRLERVYFLDDRPYIYYTHYLNMTVGELELADLNARSLYELLEEHNISLDRLRDEFSVAVPPPEAEEILQLGGNAKPLLKRSRYSYDEHGKIREYSIGYYNTELQNYIVNYDV from the coding sequence GTGAGCTTGTCCAGAAAGGATAAACCGCTGTATTTGCAAATTAGGGATATTTTGAAGGATCGGATCCTGCACGGCGTTTACCCCTTGGGGCAGAATATCCCCTCGGAGCCGCAATTAGAGCAGGAATTTTCCGTGAGTAAAATTACCGTGCGGGGTGCGATTCAGGAGCTTGTCCAGGAAGGCTACCTTGAAAGAGGCAGCGGAAAAGGAACCAAAGTGATTCGCAACAAAGCAGCCTCCAAGCTGTCGAAATGGAAGCATTTCACGGAGATTTTAGTGGAGGAAGGGCATCGCATTCAAAAGCAGTGGCTTCGGGCCGGGACGGTTCAGACAGAGGCGGATGCCGAGCTGAGCCGCTTATTCGGTGAACACTGCTTAAGGCTCGAGCGGGTGTACTTTCTTGATGACAGGCCTTATATTTACTATACCCATTATTTGAACATGACTGTGGGCGAGCTGGAGCTTGCCGATTTAAATGCCCGGTCCTTGTACGAGCTGCTGGAGGAGCACAATATTTCGTTAGACCGTCTGCGCGACGAGTTTTCGGTTGCCGTTCCGCCGCCGGAGGCGGAAGAAATTCTGCAGCTTGGGGGCAATGCTAAGCCGCTGCTCAAGCGATCCCGCTATTCTTATGACGAGCACGGCAAGATCAGAGAATACAGCATCGGATATTACAATACAGAGCTGCAAAATTATATCGTTAATTATGATGTGTAA
- a CDS encoding NosD domain-containing protein, whose amino-acid sequence MRSKGVALFLVFAGLLLLNLAFAGTASPILAESSAKDETFEQPVPSLQQLVDEARPGDTVVLNEEKYTGPVVISKRLTIEGGKTAILYNSTSEAAIRIEAPGVIVRGVNILQENAGEETAAVAVHADQAVLEELRIKTAGFGIMLRDANHALLQSNEISWLRTENEADVKMGRKGNGIDLYNSHDNRIKQNTIAGMRDGIYLENSNRQKIENNRLYSSRYGIHCMYVTDTQIVNNRGEFNVTGAMIMGVRDAYVADNSFAKQSQNVNSQGILLFDVQNSVIERNLVEGNRVGLYIELSKDNQVIENAIIRNFIGIQFKQAEGNQIQANDFVANVIEAEATDSRDNELLGNYWDSATVLDMDNDGISDIPYKINPFYQALIAKTPAFQLFFQSPGMTFLSGMYSDHQERWTTDRAPQMKLASAMLPVQAEDIVAISDPVISDQTLIMIIASMLLATAVITILYSGVSKS is encoded by the coding sequence ATGAGGAGTAAAGGAGTTGCGCTATTTCTCGTATTTGCGGGGCTGCTCCTGCTGAATCTAGCATTTGCCGGCACAGCTTCTCCTATATTGGCGGAGTCTTCGGCGAAGGATGAAACCTTCGAGCAACCGGTGCCATCCCTGCAGCAACTGGTGGATGAAGCAAGGCCCGGAGATACCGTCGTGCTGAACGAAGAGAAATATACAGGCCCTGTCGTCATATCCAAGAGGCTGACGATCGAAGGCGGCAAGACGGCGATCCTCTACAATAGCACTTCGGAGGCGGCGATTCGGATTGAGGCGCCCGGAGTTATCGTACGGGGAGTCAATATTCTGCAGGAGAACGCCGGCGAAGAAACTGCGGCCGTAGCAGTTCACGCCGATCAGGCTGTTCTTGAGGAGCTCAGAATCAAAACCGCCGGCTTCGGCATCATGCTCCGTGATGCGAACCATGCTCTGCTTCAGAGCAACGAAATCTCCTGGCTGCGCACAGAGAACGAAGCCGATGTGAAAATGGGCCGGAAGGGAAACGGCATCGATCTGTACAATTCGCATGACAATCGGATCAAGCAGAATACGATTGCCGGTATGAGGGACGGTATCTACCTGGAGAACAGCAATAGGCAGAAAATCGAAAACAATCGGCTGTACAGCTCGCGTTACGGCATCCATTGCATGTATGTGACGGATACGCAGATCGTTAACAACCGGGGGGAATTCAACGTAACTGGGGCTATGATCATGGGCGTTAGAGACGCCTACGTAGCGGATAATTCCTTCGCAAAGCAAAGCCAGAACGTGAATTCGCAAGGCATTTTATTGTTCGACGTGCAAAATTCGGTCATTGAGCGAAATCTCGTCGAAGGCAACCGGGTCGGATTATATATCGAATTGTCCAAGGATAATCAAGTGATCGAAAATGCGATCATTCGAAACTTCATCGGGATTCAATTCAAACAGGCCGAGGGCAACCAAATACAGGCCAACGATTTCGTGGCCAATGTCATCGAAGCGGAAGCGACCGACAGCAGAGACAATGAACTGTTAGGAAATTATTGGGATTCAGCGACTGTCCTGGATATGGATAATGACGGTATTAGTGATATCCCGTACAAAATCAATCCTTTCTATCAAGCGCTGATCGCAAAGACGCCCGCTTTTCAGCTGTTCTTTCAATCGCCGGGCATGACGTTTCTGAGCGGCATGTACAGCGATCACCAGGAACGCTGGACGACGGACCGTGCGCCGCAAATGAAGCTGGCATCGGCTATGCTGCCGGTGCAAGCGGAAGATATTGTGGCCATTTCGGATCCGGTCATTTCAGATCAAACATTAATTATGATTATCGCTTCGATGCTGCTGGCAACAGCGGTTATAACAATACTATATTCGGGGGTATCCAAATCATGA
- a CDS encoding nitrous oxide reductase accessory protein NosL: MKKWSLAIVIMLAFILLVGCGQNKYAAQAINEDVDVCAVCNMQVKDDAFATQIVTKDGKSLKFDDLGCMNTWKQENGTDNIGMDYVRDYNDKEWVEFSKATYVYDASIRTPMAYGIVSFKDKSAAEAFVKEQGVGQVLSANELANHTWQQSQDMMHHDHGEAHGHDQSRSDEHTDDHSVGHGQEHSDSHDDSSHP; the protein is encoded by the coding sequence ATGAAAAAATGGTCATTAGCCATAGTAATTATGCTTGCATTTATTTTACTTGTCGGTTGCGGCCAGAACAAATATGCCGCGCAGGCAATCAATGAAGATGTCGATGTGTGCGCAGTGTGCAATATGCAGGTAAAAGACGACGCCTTCGCCACGCAAATCGTAACGAAGGACGGCAAAAGCTTGAAATTCGACGATCTGGGCTGCATGAATACTTGGAAGCAGGAGAACGGTACGGACAATATCGGCATGGACTATGTCCGCGACTATAACGACAAGGAATGGGTCGAGTTCAGCAAAGCGACCTATGTGTATGATGCTTCGATCCGCACGCCAATGGCCTATGGAATTGTCAGCTTCAAAGATAAATCCGCTGCGGAAGCCTTTGTTAAAGAGCAAGGCGTGGGACAAGTACTGAGCGCGAATGAGCTGGCCAACCATACATGGCAGCAGAGTCAAGACATGATGCATCATGATCACGGCGAGGCACACGGGCATGATCAAAGCCGCAGCGACGAGCACACGGATGACCATAGCGTCGGGCATGGACAAGAGCACAGCGACAGCCATGACGACAGCAGTCATCCATAG
- a CDS encoding ABC transporter permease: MTDMLHVAKREIKIGLRNPWAYSFLILFSVFSVSLLLVNSQNAVSGYSAITGSMLSLILYLLPLMTLFLGSFSLTGEKEEGSWQLLSTYPLGTMPFIIGKYVGLSVVLLTIVSFGYGLMGIISVAAGKAFELTTYLLFLAFSCGLVLLFLALALLIGSLSKNRWQALTFSVMIWFFTVIGWTTILISVLGLLPYLWIKPVLIALTFLNPAELVRLFVVIKLGGGSVLGPEYYEWVTWIHQPGGSLLFLTVCLAWIGISIAGIYWIWERGRSRG, encoded by the coding sequence ATGACCGATATGCTTCATGTGGCAAAAAGAGAAATCAAAATTGGGCTCCGCAATCCGTGGGCCTATTCTTTTCTCATTTTATTTTCCGTATTCAGCGTAAGCCTGCTGCTCGTCAATTCCCAGAACGCTGTCAGCGGCTATTCTGCAATCACCGGCTCGATGCTCAGCCTGATACTGTATTTGCTGCCGCTGATGACGCTGTTTCTCGGCTCGTTCTCCCTGACGGGGGAGAAGGAGGAGGGGAGCTGGCAGCTGCTGTCGACGTATCCGCTTGGCACCATGCCTTTCATTATTGGCAAATATGTAGGGTTGTCCGTCGTTCTGCTGACGATCGTCTCATTCGGCTATGGCTTGATGGGCATCATTTCCGTCGCAGCGGGCAAAGCTTTTGAGTTGACGACTTACTTGCTGTTCCTGGCATTCTCCTGCGGTCTGGTCCTGCTCTTCCTGGCGCTTGCCCTGCTGATTGGCTCTCTCTCCAAAAATCGCTGGCAGGCGTTAACCTTCTCTGTCATGATCTGGTTTTTTACCGTCATCGGCTGGACAACAATACTGATTTCCGTGCTTGGACTACTGCCATATCTCTGGATCAAGCCAGTGCTGATCGCTTTGACGTTTCTCAACCCTGCTGAACTGGTGCGCCTGTTTGTCGTCATCAAGCTGGGCGGCGGTTCCGTACTCGGCCCGGAGTACTACGAGTGGGTAACCTGGATTCATCAGCCCGGCGGCAGCCTCCTGTTTTTAACGGTATGTCTGGCGTGGATTGGCATTTCCATTGCGGGGATATATTGGATTTGGGAAAGGGGAAGATCTCGTGGCTGA
- a CDS encoding ABC transporter ATP-binding protein yields the protein MADSIVQVVGVDKVIKKQKLVENINLRIERGSIVGLCGGNGAGKSTVLRMIAGIMQPTAGEITVNKHQWKKDRKQFSQQIGYMPDDFQFTPGLTAAEALSFWAALRKVPESRVDEVLEIVGLEDKRGNQVHTFSKGMRQRVLFAQAMLGKPPLLIMDEPTNGLDPYWMNEFVRLLQMIRSEGHTVLFSTHQLEIAEEVADYVVFLNSGRNYGEGTVEHFRQQYGAYPLHAAFQQSLGITSVAGESK from the coding sequence GTGGCTGATTCAATTGTACAAGTTGTCGGCGTCGACAAAGTGATCAAGAAGCAGAAGCTTGTAGAGAATATCAACCTGCGTATCGAGAGGGGCAGCATCGTTGGCCTGTGCGGCGGAAACGGCGCGGGCAAAAGCACGGTTCTGCGGATGATAGCCGGAATTATGCAGCCGACGGCTGGTGAAATTACAGTAAATAAGCATCAGTGGAAAAAGGACAGGAAGCAATTTTCGCAGCAGATCGGCTATATGCCGGATGATTTTCAGTTTACGCCCGGCCTGACGGCAGCGGAGGCGCTGTCCTTCTGGGCCGCCCTTCGTAAAGTTCCGGAGAGCCGGGTTGATGAAGTGCTGGAGATCGTGGGCCTGGAGGACAAACGAGGCAACCAGGTGCATACCTTCTCCAAAGGCATGCGGCAGCGCGTCCTGTTCGCCCAGGCGATGCTGGGCAAGCCGCCGCTGCTCATTATGGATGAGCCGACGAACGGGCTTGATCCGTACTGGATGAATGAATTCGTCCGGTTGTTGCAAATGATCCGAAGTGAAGGCCATACCGTGCTTTTTTCCACGCACCAGCTGGAAATTGCCGAGGAGGTTGCGGATTATGTGGTTTTCTTGAACAGCGGCCGAAATTACGGGGAGGGCACGGTGGAGCATTTTCGCCAGCAATACGGCGCTTACCCGCTGCACGCAGCGTTTCAGCAAAGCTTGGGAATAACTTCTGTAGCAGGTGAGTCAAAATGA
- a CDS encoding redoxin domain-containing protein, with translation MSSVITLLLGLFAIGAIVWIIVSPDKDEARPQKSRLALGERAPDFEVTNTHGDKVSLADYKGKVVVLNFWASWCEPCVKEMPLINEVYQSNRSDVATLFVNAGESKATVNEFLAAHHFEFPVMIDVTGKVSGLYGIIGLPVTYIIDKNGNLHQSIVGEISSREQLQTYIQSAAGD, from the coding sequence ATGAGCTCCGTAATTACCCTATTGTTGGGTTTGTTTGCGATAGGAGCGATCGTGTGGATCATCGTATCGCCCGATAAGGACGAGGCTAGACCGCAAAAGTCAAGGCTGGCCCTCGGGGAGCGCGCTCCCGACTTTGAAGTAACGAACACGCACGGGGACAAGGTATCATTGGCTGATTATAAAGGCAAAGTGGTTGTGCTTAATTTCTGGGCCTCCTGGTGTGAGCCCTGCGTAAAAGAGATGCCGCTGATTAATGAGGTATATCAATCGAACCGCTCGGATGTGGCAACCTTATTCGTCAATGCCGGTGAATCCAAAGCCACGGTCAATGAGTTTTTGGCTGCGCACCATTTTGAGTTTCCGGTCATGATAGACGTTACCGGCAAAGTGTCCGGTTTATACGGAATCATTGGTCTGCCGGTCACCTACATTATTGACAAGAACGGCAATCTTCACCAGTCCATTGTTGGCGAAATTTCAAGCCGTGAACAGCTTCAAACCTATATTCAGTCCGCAGCAGGTGATTAA
- a CDS encoding histidine kinase, with amino-acid sequence MTYKQIKWMILFIPTITVGIWEYVRHQFLLPYISMDLGNWLTPVLVYFVSVTFLNRLFHMLEKIQQELQAERAVKVALEAREQLAKELHDGIAQSVFLLSVKVDRLEFDSDQAKYDEEVFQIRKTVREVNRYVRQAIANLRYAATPETLTLRRETLSEKVKQVAEEVLVPIEVEWSIPDELLTPKEKVELLASIREAVVNIQKHAQASKGWIKGEPAANRPGWSVVIQDNGIGFKSDPDQLGDSYGLLIMQERAKEMNWGFRISSEKGYTVVELQNL; translated from the coding sequence GTGACTTACAAACAAATCAAATGGATGATTCTATTCATTCCGACGATCACTGTGGGAATTTGGGAGTATGTCCGCCATCAATTCCTGCTTCCCTATATCTCGATGGATTTGGGCAATTGGCTGACTCCAGTTCTGGTGTACTTTGTGAGCGTGACATTTCTGAACAGGCTGTTTCATATGCTGGAGAAAATCCAGCAGGAGCTTCAGGCGGAACGGGCCGTCAAAGTGGCGCTGGAAGCGAGAGAGCAACTGGCCAAGGAACTGCATGACGGCATTGCCCAGTCCGTATTCTTGTTATCTGTAAAGGTCGATCGCCTAGAATTTGACTCAGATCAGGCCAAATACGACGAGGAAGTCTTCCAAATCCGCAAGACGGTGCGTGAGGTGAACCGGTACGTACGCCAAGCGATTGCAAACCTTAGGTATGCGGCTACGCCGGAGACTCTGACTCTCCGAAGGGAAACTTTAAGCGAAAAGGTCAAGCAGGTTGCCGAGGAAGTGCTGGTTCCCATCGAGGTCGAGTGGAGCATTCCAGATGAGCTGCTGACTCCCAAAGAAAAGGTAGAGCTTCTAGCCAGCATCCGGGAAGCAGTTGTGAATATCCAGAAGCACGCCCAGGCCTCAAAGGGCTGGATCAAGGGAGAACCGGCTGCGAACCGGCCAGGATGGAGCGTGGTGATCCAGGATAACGGCATAGGCTTTAAGAGTGATCCGGATCAATTGGGGGACAGCTACGGCCTGCTCATCATGCAGGAAAGAGCGAAAGAAATGAACTGGGGCTTCCGAATTTCATCAGAGAAAGGCTATACGGTCGTCGAGCTTCAGAATCTATAA
- a CDS encoding FixH family protein: protein MKRWTTACLVLMIVILAGCSSAGSQTGMPDGIPEIIDVQIQSEPEKLNSGEPAKIQAKVTQGGEEVTDAKSVTFEVWFSGSDTHEMLEGTHAGNGVYSIDKTFEQDGVYNVIAHVTARDMHNMPRKQLIVGEVTEDEIEQAKDSLYDKSSHMD from the coding sequence ATGAAAAGATGGACGACCGCATGTCTCGTGCTTATGATCGTTATTCTCGCAGGATGCTCCTCTGCGGGCAGCCAGACAGGAATGCCGGACGGGATTCCCGAAATTATTGATGTACAGATCCAAAGTGAGCCTGAGAAGCTGAATTCTGGGGAGCCGGCTAAAATTCAAGCCAAGGTTACTCAAGGCGGCGAAGAAGTGACCGATGCCAAATCCGTAACTTTCGAAGTGTGGTTTAGCGGTAGCGATACGCACGAAATGCTGGAGGGCACGCACGCTGGAAATGGAGTCTACAGTATTGACAAAACCTTTGAGCAGGATGGGGTTTACAATGTCATCGCCCACGTGACGGCTCGGGATATGCATAATATGCCGCGGAAGCAGCTTATTGTCGGCGAGGTGACGGAAGATGAAATCGAACAAGCGAAGGATTCGCTCTACGATAAGAGCTCTCATATGGACTAA
- a CDS encoding cytochrome c produces MRTGKRPLLLLVMAFVLLAVTACGQSASTDSGSASSPAGNKADAKPTLIYKQSCASCHAVDLSGKVGPSLQEIGSKLSEEEIFEAISSGRPGMPPFEKRLKTEEIHALAAWLANHTASDEGADQ; encoded by the coding sequence ATGAGAACGGGAAAAAGACCGTTGCTGCTGCTTGTAATGGCATTCGTTTTACTGGCTGTAACCGCTTGCGGTCAATCTGCTTCGACGGATAGCGGTTCAGCCTCCTCGCCAGCCGGAAATAAGGCCGATGCCAAGCCGACGTTAATCTACAAACAGAGCTGTGCCAGCTGCCACGCCGTTGACCTTAGCGGAAAGGTAGGGCCAAGCCTGCAGGAAATCGGCTCCAAACTGAGCGAGGAAGAAATTTTCGAGGCGATCAGTTCGGGAAGGCCGGGGATGCCGCCTTTCGAGAAAAGGCTGAAGACCGAGGAAATCCATGCATTGGCTGCTTGGCTTGCCAACCATACGGCTTCTGATGAAGGGGCGGACCAATGA
- a CDS encoding SCO family protein, with amino-acid sequence MKHTKRIIDIGIIALLVVAAAGLLAFSWGGGKPNDLSIPVGSFEFTNQDGGQVGLDDLKGKVWVAHFMFTNCSTVCPTLTANMAKLQSEIKSAGLKADLVSFSVDPEKDTPEALKTYISKFTDDLSNWHALTGYSFEDIQAFGQQSFKTAIQKDAIGDQVIHGISFYLVDASGTIVTKYDGQDPPYSQIIKNIKALSR; translated from the coding sequence ATGAAGCATACGAAACGGATCATTGATATCGGAATTATTGCCTTGCTTGTTGTTGCTGCAGCCGGGTTGCTTGCTTTTTCCTGGGGAGGGGGCAAGCCGAATGATCTCAGCATACCAGTGGGATCGTTCGAGTTCACCAACCAGGACGGCGGCCAGGTAGGTCTGGACGATTTAAAGGGCAAGGTTTGGGTCGCCCATTTCATGTTTACGAATTGCTCTACTGTATGTCCGACCCTTACTGCGAACATGGCGAAGCTGCAAAGCGAGATTAAATCAGCCGGTCTTAAAGCGGATCTCGTATCTTTTTCCGTTGATCCCGAGAAGGACACGCCGGAAGCCTTGAAGACTTACATCAGCAAGTTTACGGATGATCTGAGCAACTGGCATGCTTTGACTGGCTATTCGTTTGAGGACATTCAGGCCTTTGGTCAACAGAGCTTTAAGACCGCCATCCAGAAGGATGCCATTGGGGATCAGGTCATTCACGGCATTTCCTTTTATCTTGTGGATGCTTCGGGAACCATCGTGACGAAATACGACGGGCAGGATCCGCCTTACAGCCAAATTATTAAAAATATCAAAGCGTTATCCCGCTGA
- a CDS encoding oligosaccharide flippase family protein has translation MKLSRLLKQSAIRAGAMAVVKLIGLIGRVVLTRLVGAEGIGLYQIAYSLYGLLLMISGGLPTALAIITAKKPWFGWHFFKWVSLFLVLFGGILSMIVFWNSPALSGMLGNPDLQYALQNLAPAIFAAPLLGLLRGYLQGLERFNIIALSELTEQGSRILFMLIIVGCLLPQGIHIAVGGGVLAAFIGVLVSYTLLTLYVSTDQRKNPVASVSVHQLPFVWLFKASFIISLTRLLIPVSDFIDALLIPGRLMVAGYDTSRATAMYGVITGMAAIMAYTPTLVTQALSHTVTMRLASYSQQKLWTDFRRLLSLSLEAAWLWGLTAAIYIYVYAPELATFIFNTSEAAEPIRYLALLPVIVGFRELSTSILWSQDIKKITFFGLFAGISCSIVIQYVLIAIPGWGYIGAAIGILAMEMISALVNLYALKFKLARMVRLLPALFADTLILVGSMFLVQLISKHWGSGSDSLSGFMLQTVLFFSAAGAFLFIRFKGKLSAG, from the coding sequence ATGAAACTATCCCGCCTGTTAAAGCAATCCGCGATAAGAGCCGGGGCAATGGCCGTCGTGAAATTGATCGGCCTTATCGGGCGCGTCGTCTTGACGAGACTCGTAGGTGCTGAAGGTATCGGATTGTACCAAATCGCTTATTCCTTATATGGGCTGCTGCTTATGATTTCCGGAGGATTGCCAACTGCCCTGGCCATTATTACCGCAAAAAAGCCATGGTTCGGTTGGCATTTTTTTAAGTGGGTCTCCCTCTTTCTTGTTCTATTCGGGGGGATTTTGAGCATGATCGTCTTTTGGAATTCCCCCGCGCTTTCTGGCATGCTGGGGAATCCGGATCTGCAATATGCTTTGCAGAACCTGGCGCCGGCTATTTTCGCGGCTCCATTATTGGGCTTGTTAAGGGGATATTTGCAGGGGCTGGAGCGGTTCAACATCATTGCCTTGTCTGAATTGACAGAGCAGGGAAGCCGAATTCTTTTCATGCTCATCATCGTCGGCTGCCTATTGCCCCAAGGCATACATATTGCAGTTGGCGGAGGGGTGCTAGCTGCATTTATCGGCGTCCTCGTCTCTTACACGCTGCTGACACTATATGTGTCTACTGATCAGCGAAAGAACCCGGTAGCATCGGTATCTGTCCACCAGCTGCCGTTCGTCTGGCTATTCAAAGCATCCTTCATTATTTCGCTGACGCGTCTTCTCATTCCCGTCTCCGATTTCATCGATGCGCTTCTGATCCCGGGCCGGCTGATGGTTGCCGGCTACGACACCTCCCGCGCAACCGCCATGTACGGTGTAATTACCGGGATGGCTGCCATCATGGCCTATACGCCTACGCTTGTCACCCAGGCTCTAAGCCATACCGTTACCATGCGTTTGGCCAGCTACTCCCAACAGAAACTCTGGACCGACTTCCGCAGGCTGCTCTCCTTATCCCTGGAGGCAGCCTGGCTGTGGGGATTAACCGCGGCTATATACATATATGTATACGCTCCTGAGCTGGCGACGTTTATTTTCAATACTTCCGAGGCCGCAGAGCCCATTCGTTATTTAGCCCTTCTTCCCGTCATCGTCGGCTTTCGCGAACTATCCACGAGCATTTTATGGTCGCAGGACATCAAGAAAATAACCTTCTTTGGTTTGTTTGCCGGAATAAGCTGCTCCATCGTCATCCAATATGTGCTTATAGCGATCCCTGGCTGGGGTTATATCGGGGCAGCGATCGGCATTCTGGCCATGGAGATGATTTCTGCACTCGTTAATTTATACGCCTTAAAGTTCAAGCTGGCCCGTATGGTCCGGCTGCTCCCCGCCCTCTTCGCAGACACATTGATATTAGTCGGTTCCATGTTCCTGGTCCAATTGATCTCAAAGCACTGGGGGAGCGGCTCTGACAGCTTATCCGGCTTCATGCTGCAAACCGTGCTGTTCTTCTCGGCTGCCGGCGCCTTCTTATTCATTCGGTTTAAAGGAAAATTATCAGCGGGATAA